The following coding sequences are from one Microbacterium wangchenii window:
- the carA gene encoding glutamine-hydrolyzing carbamoyl-phosphate synthase small subunit codes for MNPGLSTDPAVLVLEDGSRYPGRAYGARGTTLGEVVFATGMTGYQETLTDPSYAGQIVLQTAPHIGNTGMNTEDTESRRIWVSGYIVRDPSRVVSNWRAEESLDDALVADGVVGISGIDTRSVTRRIRSSGSMRGGIFSGDAADIDPDEQLRIVQEAPEMSGRNLSAEVSVAAAQVTPARGERIGNLAVLDLGVKQATINNLADRGFDVHVLPQDVSIDDIRAIDPVAVFYSNGPGDPAASDDHVELLRAVLDDRLPFFGICFGNQLLGRALGFGTYKLPFGHRGINQPVMDRTTGRVEITAHNHGFAVEAPLDGATDSPAGYGRVEVSHVGLNDQVVEGLRALDIPAFSVQYHPEAAAGPHDANYLFDRFRDMVLAARGDATQKDND; via the coding sequence ATGAACCCCGGTCTTTCCACCGATCCCGCCGTCCTGGTGCTCGAGGACGGCAGCCGCTACCCCGGCCGCGCCTACGGCGCCCGCGGCACGACCCTCGGCGAAGTCGTCTTCGCCACCGGCATGACCGGCTACCAGGAGACCCTCACCGACCCCTCCTACGCCGGCCAGATCGTGCTGCAGACGGCGCCGCACATCGGCAACACCGGCATGAACACCGAAGACACCGAGTCTCGGCGCATCTGGGTGTCGGGCTACATCGTGCGCGACCCCTCCCGCGTGGTGTCGAACTGGCGTGCCGAAGAATCGCTGGATGACGCCCTCGTGGCCGACGGGGTCGTGGGCATCAGCGGCATCGACACGCGCTCGGTGACCCGCCGCATCCGCTCCAGCGGCAGCATGCGCGGCGGCATCTTCTCCGGCGACGCGGCCGACATCGACCCCGACGAGCAGCTGCGCATCGTTCAGGAGGCCCCCGAGATGTCGGGACGCAACCTGTCGGCCGAGGTCTCGGTCGCCGCCGCGCAGGTCACGCCGGCCCGCGGCGAGCGGATCGGCAACCTCGCGGTGCTCGACCTCGGCGTCAAGCAGGCCACGATCAACAACCTCGCGGACCGCGGGTTCGATGTGCACGTCCTCCCGCAGGACGTCTCGATCGACGACATCCGTGCGATCGACCCCGTCGCGGTGTTCTACTCCAACGGCCCGGGCGACCCCGCCGCCTCCGACGACCACGTCGAACTGCTGCGCGCGGTGCTGGATGACCGCCTGCCGTTCTTCGGCATCTGCTTCGGCAACCAGCTGCTGGGCCGCGCGCTCGGCTTCGGCACCTACAAGCTCCCCTTCGGTCACCGCGGCATCAACCAGCCCGTGATGGACCGCACGACCGGGCGCGTGGAGATCACCGCCCACAACCACGGCTTCGCCGTGGAGGCACCGCTGGACGGCGCCACCGACAGCCCCGCCGGATACGGCCGCGTGGAGGTGAGCCACGTGGGACTCAACGACCAGGTCGTCGAGGGACTGCGAGCCCTGGACATCCCCGCCTTCTCGGTGCAGTACCACCCGGAGGCGGCGGCCGGCCCGCACGACGCCAACTACCTCTTCGACCGCTTCCGTGACATGGTGCTCGCCGCCCGCGGCGACGCAACCCAGAAGGACAACGACTGA